A stretch of the Hydra vulgaris chromosome 09, alternate assembly HydraT2T_AEP genome encodes the following:
- the LOC136085660 gene encoding deoxyuridine 5'-triphosphate nucleotidohydrolase-like, translating to MSVLIEDLENHSFYATSGSAGLDLRSTQEVILELFEKKLVSTGVSIFKMDNHIQGFITAKSGLALKYGLVVFNSPAIIDSDYTREIKVMLFNNSKEPYKVEKKSFIAQITFVPFVRAQKVEVEFEGCQSLFHVASAVIENKRVGGFGSTGQ from the coding sequence atgtcAGTTTTGATTGAAGATTTGGAAAACCATTCTTTTTATGCTACTTCAGGTAGCGCCGGTCTTGATTTGAGAAGTACACAAGAAGTTATTCTtgaactgtttgaaaaaaaacttgtttcgaCTGGagtttctatatttaaaatggATAACCATATTCAAGGTTTTATAACTGCCAAATCAGGTCTTGCTTTAAAATATGGATTAGTGGTATTCAACTCGCCTGCCATCATTGATTCTGATTATACTCGAGAGATAAAAGTCATGCTTTTTAATAACAGTAAAGAACCTTATAAAgtcgaaaaaaaaagttttattgctCAAATCACATTTGTACCATTTGTTCGAGCTCAAAAGGTTGAAGTCGAATTTGAAGGTTGTCAATCTTTGTTTCATGTAGCATCAGCcgttattgaaaataaaagagTTGGAGGATTTGGATCGACTGGACAATAA